In Chthonomonadales bacterium, the following proteins share a genomic window:
- a CDS encoding Gfo/Idh/MocA family oxidoreductase, translated as MVRLGLIGAGGMANSVHYPSLATMDDVRLEALCDLDRERLDRTAAAFAVPRTFTDYRRMLDSVRVDAVYVLMPPHQLFDLVLDALERGKHVFIEKPPGVTVEQCRQMAAAAERSGVLGMVGFNRRFIPLMRACRDRVLARGPVTQCVASFYKCYRDQPAYYRGATDVLTCDAVHAVDMLRWMGGEARTVASLVDRREADYDNAFNALVRFAGGATGVLLSNWTVGGRVHRFEMHGPGVSAYADPDGEAVLLEDGGAPEVLASRTVAGSEEFRVYYGFEAENRHFIDCIRDGVTPLTSLADAVRTMELVERIYHSRLA; from the coding sequence ATGGTTCGACTGGGGCTGATCGGCGCGGGCGGCATGGCGAATTCCGTGCACTACCCGTCCCTGGCCACGATGGACGACGTGCGGTTGGAAGCGCTCTGCGACCTCGACCGGGAGCGCCTCGACCGCACCGCGGCTGCCTTCGCGGTGCCGCGTACGTTCACCGACTACCGTCGCATGCTCGACTCGGTTCGTGTCGACGCGGTGTACGTGCTCATGCCGCCGCACCAGCTCTTCGACCTCGTCCTCGACGCGCTCGAGCGCGGCAAGCACGTCTTCATCGAGAAGCCACCAGGCGTCACGGTGGAGCAGTGCCGCCAGATGGCGGCCGCGGCCGAGCGGAGCGGCGTGCTGGGCATGGTGGGGTTCAACCGGCGCTTCATCCCGCTCATGCGCGCCTGCCGCGACCGCGTGCTCGCCCGCGGGCCGGTCACACAGTGCGTCGCTTCGTTCTACAAGTGCTACCGCGACCAGCCTGCCTACTACCGCGGAGCCACCGACGTACTGACCTGCGACGCGGTGCACGCGGTCGACATGCTCCGCTGGATGGGCGGGGAGGCGCGGACCGTGGCGAGCCTGGTCGACCGTCGGGAAGCCGACTACGACAACGCGTTCAACGCGCTCGTGCGCTTCGCGGGCGGGGCGACGGGCGTGCTCCTATCGAACTGGACCGTCGGCGGACGAGTCCATCGTTTTGAGATGCATGGGCCCGGCGTCTCCGCCTACGCGGACCCGGACGGCGAGGCCGTGCTGCTCGAGGACGGGGGCGCACCGGAGGTGCTCGCCAGCCGCACCGTCGCTGGAAGCGAGGAGTTCCGCGTCTACTACGGGTTCGAGGCCGAGAATCGCCACTTTATCGACTGCATCCGTGACGGCGTCACGCCGCTCACCTCGCTCGCCGACGCGGTCCGCACGATGGAGCTTGTCGAGCGCATCTACCACAGCCGACTGGCGTGA